Proteins encoded in a region of the Pocillopora verrucosa isolate sample1 chromosome 11, ASM3666991v2, whole genome shotgun sequence genome:
- the LOC136284267 gene encoding uncharacterized protein, translating into MASATDLQDTEDRPVPSSIARDRSLQSTSGKYKRRGNSNTVKVPLHERVRQFPDENFIVREGKLFCNACRQILSTKKSVLKVHVSCKKHQDGKQKLKRSKLREQTITEALKREESCKSKDSTLPVEECAYRLEVVTEFLKAGIPIAKTDMLRSLLEKNGYRLTGSSNLGQYVSMALKQEIEQIKHELEMPGQVGLTRDISVIFDGSTRQGEAIAIIVRFMDNDWNITQRLVRIQVCSKSVNANELAQVLNQCLSVEYRVRGNSLIAAMRDGASVNQAALNIVSFIFPNMLNVVCFSHTLDNVGNHFEIPTLKEFGSMWIRMFRNSCKAKLLWKDLTGRAPKSYSETRWWSRWEVYQQLMVQFGDLERYMEEAKDAKVCPQILPQLQEILSDPQQLMLLKLELAATIDIGEHFVKATYFLEGDGPLIFSCYEKVSAVNQACQAPHYPNVHAIATAIAREDPGQNVAALERRAKACVEPAITWFRRKFNVDLYDLLMAFKAARLFCPVSVQWLRPTDASVESLRAFPFLDSDAIINGLKVELPVYLAAAEDVNVLSEEQKVEWWHRQEERLPRWATAVKQVLLIQPSSAAAERVISILKASFNEQQDCALVDYIQASVMAQYNKR; encoded by the coding sequence ATGGCGTCGGCGACGGACTTGCAAGATACTGAAGATAGACCAGTTCCATCATCTATAGCAAGAGATCGATCACTACAGTCCACCTCCGGTAAATACAAGCGACGAGGAAATAGCAACACTGTGAAAGTGCCGTTACACGAGCGAGTACGACAGTTTCCTGATGAGAACTTCATTGTTAGAGAAGGAAAGCTGTTTTGCAATGCTTGTAGACAGATCCTGTCGACGAAGAAAAGTGTTCTGAAAGTACACGTCTCATGTAAAAAGCACCAAGACGGgaagcaaaagttaaaaagatccAAACTAAGGGAGCAGACCATAACGGAAgctttgaaaagagaagaaagctgtAAGTCAAAAGATAGCACTTTGCCTGTGGAAGAATGTGCTTATCGACTCGAAGTTGTCACCGAGTTTTTGAAGGCGGGTATTCCAATTGCTAAAACAGACATGCTACGGtctcttttagagaaaaacggATATCGACTTACTGGAAGTTCGAATCTAGGACAGTATGTTTCCATGGCTTTGAAACAGGAAATCGAACAGATCAAGCACGAATTAGAGATGCCAGGACAAGTTGGCTTGACAAGGGACATTTCCGTAATTTTCGACGGTAGCACAAGACAAGGGGAGGCAATTGCAATAATAGTTCGATTCATGGACAATGACTGGAACATTACCCAGCGGCTTGTGAGAATCCAGGTGTGTTCAAAGTCAGTCAATGCCAACGAACTGGCACAAGTTCTGAATCAGTGCCTGTCTGTTGAATACAGGGTCAGAGGAAATTCATTGATTGCCGCTATGCGAGATGGTGCTAGCGTCAACCAGGCAGCACTGAACATAGTATCCTTCATATTCCCAAACATGTTGAATGTTGTGTGCTTCTCCCACACCTTAGACAACGTGGGGAACCATTTCGAGATCCCGACCCTGAAAGAGTTCGGTAGCATGTGGATTAGAATGTTTCGTAACAGTTGCAAGGCGAAGCTGTTATGGAAGGACCTCACGGGTAGAGCACCAAAGTCATACAGCGAAACTAGATGGTGGTCGAGGTGGGAGGTGTATCAGCAGTTGATGGTGCAATTTGGAGATCTCGAAAGGTACATGGAAGAAGCAAAGGATGCAAAGGTCTGCCCGCAGATTCTACCACAACTTCAAGAGATTCTTTCTGATCCACAGCAACTCATGCTCTTGAAGCTTGAGCTTGCCGCTACCATAGATATcggcgaacattttgtgaaggCCACGTATTTCCTGGAAGGGGATggtcctttgattttttcctgttatgaGAAGGTGAGCGCAGTTAACCAAGCTTGTCAAGCTCCTCATTACCCGAACGTCCACGCAATTGCGACTGCAATTGCAAGAGAAGACCCTGGTCAGAATGTAGCAGCACTTGAACGGAGGGCGAAGGCTTGTGTTGAACCGGCAATTACATGGTTCCGGAGGAAGTTCAATGTCGACCTGTATGATTTACTGATGGCTTTCAAGGCAGCCAGACTATTCTGCCCTGTTAGCGTCCAGTGGCTTAGGCCAACAGATGCATCCGTAGAGTCATTGAGGGCATTTCCTTTCTTGGATAGTGATGCTATCATCAACGGTCTCAAAGTCGAGCTACCTGTCTATTTAGCAGCTGCTGAAGATGTCAATGTACTGAGTGAGGAGCAGAAAGTTGAATGGTGGCACAGGCAGGAGGAGCGACTTCCTCGTTGGGCTACGGCGGTAAAGCAAGTCCTACTCATACAGCCTTCTTCTGCAGCCGCAGAAAGGGTGATTTCAATCCTGAAAGCCTCATTCAATGAGCAGCAAGATTGTGCTCTCGTCGATTACATTCAAGCCAGTGTGATGGCACAATACAACAAGCGATAA
- the LOC131773390 gene encoding uncharacterized protein, producing MGSITGRILKNLRATISEVLKQVVGQHKMWNDVMFWFSQMIFYNAHIPLLIRQTNDLEENPSPTIFDVIDPTRTICADHSEGNEALFGENADFGLSSKCRLQRGVVLSPANISWSGPLVQVTPH from the exons ATGGGTAGTATCACAGGACGGATTCTCAAAAATCTTAGAGCTACGATTTCAGAAG tattgaaacaagttgttggacaacacaaaatgtggaacgatgtgatgttttggttttcacaaaTGATTTTCTACAATGCCCATATTCCATTGCTTATAAGGCAGACAAATGATTTAGAGGAAAATCCAAGCCCTACAATATTTGATGTCATCgatccaacaagaacaatatgCGCTGACCACAGTGAAGGAAATGAAGCtctctttggtgaaaatgctG ATTTCGGCTTGTCTTCTAAGTGCAGATTACAGCGTGGAGTTGTGCTCTCACCAGCCAACATTTCATGGTCTGGACCTTTAGTGCAGGTCACCCCACATTGA
- the LOC136284269 gene encoding uncharacterized protein: MSFEDARNALLIAYADGFLDDEEIIVLYDYYQPVNPSFPYWNSDPFCLDVFDSCECEAHFRVAKDDIPMLLNALRIPASFKCPQGTVCSGLEGLCLLLKRLAYPCRYFDLISTFGRPVPELCMIANTVLDWVFNEHGFRLTSWNQPFLTPACLQEYACAIARQGSPLTNCFGFIDGTVRPICRPGEKHRVVYNGHKRVHALKFQSVVVPNGLIANLYGPVEGARHDAGMLKDSGLLQTLEREAYIQGGTSYVSMETQLTLFVLI, encoded by the coding sequence atgtccttcgAAGATGCTAGAAACGCCCTTTTAATCGCTTATGCGGATGGTTTTCTGGATGATGAAGAGATTATTGTTCTTTACGATTATTACCAACCCGTTAATCCTTCATTTCCGTACTGGAATTCTGATCCATTCTGTTTGGATGTGTTCGACTCTTGCGAGTGCGAAGCTCACTTCAGGGTGGCCAAGGATGATATTCCGATGTTATTGAACGCATTGCGGATTCCGGCGAGTTTCAAGTGCCCACAGGGAACAGTTTGCAGTGGCTTAGAAGGACTTTGTTTACTGCTAAAACGACTAGCATACCCATGCCGCTATTTcgatttaatttcaacttttggACGTCCGGTGCCAGAGCTGTGCATGATCGCTAACACTGTACTTGATTGGGTTTTTAATGAACATGGGTTTCGTTTAACCTCTTGGAATCAGCCATTTCTTACCCCTGCTTGCCTTCAAGAATACGCCTGTGCTATAGCAAGACAAGGAAGTCCACTTACcaattgttttggtttcattGACGGCACGGTTCGCCCCATATGTCGCCCTGGAGAAAAACACCGCGTTGTATACAACGGGCACAAGCGTGTTCATGCGCTAAAATTTCAATCCGTAGTAGTGCCAAATGGTTTGATAGCAAATCTTTATGGTCCGGTGGAGGGTGCACGCCACGATGCAGGGATGCTTAAAGACTCTGGCCTGCTGCAAACGCTGGAAAGAGAAGCTTACATCCAAGGGGGGACGTCCTATGTCTCTATGGAGACCCAGCTTACCCTCTTCGTCCTCATTTAA
- the LOC131795832 gene encoding stimulated by retinoic acid gene 6 protein-like, with product MTTNAYIRVSFTLYIHINCILFSIDNYYYYYSIFKLFIIFILAFVKRRVKFEPQNCNCYHGLLIPFDFLGGFSNKFTIAVIFGATSSTCLDIFLRPKDGIFQMADPAGWVQVFQDIVTVLVYGILFYPIFACLTTDNRLVGSLLGFLYVTIRFAFKLGMEFQCVIYLKEEYQKELFYLEYLGLVPINLCLSFIWMKFGLLLYREVRKKCFPSESWGGEEIRNKRLAGEIEIAHMTELLNPGSISGNKVGLNWFSCLLRCFYKPRKDFKFSTQFISATLVSALTIFQVFMAVFSLMEELRGAYIEAYINIGDTSSADFKDVLYNGLEAGLVLSAFISLSVLLHFMKCHREHVLQFYQGQATFSKDLLSTPAASVGESLRFSGYQIAYTLIGFGILTTFLSTVAAALAIVIEYPEELLTPESWNYLRETGIALLPTLALAIFLMLFQLFLTHFVFRDSTYQNITVTIDNRRLFSIMSYFFFFYNIILGIFSAFMRILNGILLGVIFISRIDRSSLMQGFQAWDKAFVAYLGFVTVLVAHRHPVMLVFCQLLIDRQKYYQPLQKRFSRESRRPRMSKKAANRWFLAVTLLRNPSLVKSRRQGRHITASVVTHGCVNVDVQM from the exons atgacaacaaatgCTTACATACG TGTTTCATTTACATTATATATCCATATAAactgtattttattttcaattgataattattattattattattctatttttaagcttttcatcatttttataCTGGCCTTTGTCAAGCGAAGAGTCAAATTTGAACCTCAAAACTGCAATTGTTATCATGGTTTGCTGAT ACCATTTGattttttaggtggttttagcAACAAATTCACCATTGCTGTTATATTTGGAGCCACCTCTAGTACATGCCTGGATATATTTTTACGTCCAAAAGATGGAATTTTTCAGATGGCTGACCCAGCTGGATGGGTGCAGG tttttcaggATATTGTCACTGTTCTTGTATACGGAATCCTGTTCTATCCAATTTTTGCCTGTCTGACAACTGACAACAGATTGGTTGGGTCTTTGCTGGGATTTCTTTATGTTACAATCAG ATTCGCCTTCAAACTAGGGATGGAGTTTCAGTGTGTAATATACTTGAAG GAAGAGTACCAGAAGGAGTTATTTTACCTGGAATATCTGGGGTTAGTTCCAATCAACCTTTGCCTTTCATTCATTTGGATGAAGTTCGGTCTCCTGCTCTATcgtgaagtgagaaagaagtgtTTCCCATCTGAGAGCTGG GGTGGCGAGGAAATCCGCAATAAGCGTTTGGCGGGTGAAATTGAAATCGCTCACATGACGGAACTTCTGAACCCAGGATCAATTTC GGGGAATAAGGTTGgattaaactggttttcatgtCTGCTTCGTTGTTTCTACAAACCAAGGAAag atttcaaattttcgacACAATTCATTTCAGCAACGTTGGTTAGCGCTTTAACGATCTTTCAG GTCTTCATGGCAGTGTTTTCCTTAATGGAAGAATTAAGAGGAGCATATATTGAAGCATACATAAATATTGGTGACACCAGCTCGGCTGATTTTAAAGACGTCCTCTAta atGGGTTAGAAGCAGGACTTGTCTTGTCTgctttcatttctctttcagTGTTGCTCCACTTCATGAAATGCCATCG agaacACGTGCTTCAGTTTTATCAAGGGCAAGCAACATTTTCAAAGGACCTACTCTCGACTCCTGCAGCTTCAGTG GGGGAGAGTCTCCGATTTTCTGGATATCAGATAGCATACACATTGAttg GTTTTGGGATCCTGACAACTTTTCTGTCAACTGTGGCTGCTGCTTTAGCAATCGTTATCGAATATCCGGAAGAACTGCTCACCCCAGAATCATGGAATTATTTAAGAGAAACCGGAATTGCTTTGTT ACCAACTTTGGCCTTAGCTATTTTTCTGATGTTGTTCCAGTTGTTTCTAACACATTTCGTCTTCCGTGACTCGACTTATCAGAACATCACTGTCACAATTGATAACAG gCGGCTATTCTCTATCATGTCgtactttttcttcttctacaACATAATTCTTGGAATTTTCTCTGCTTTCATGAGAATTCTAAACGGCATACTTTTAGGAGTGATATTCATCTCTCGTATTGACCGTTCATCACTGATGCAGGGTTTCCAGGCTTGGGACAAAG CTTTTGTCGCATACCTTGGTTTTGTGACTGTGCTGGTTGCCCACAGACATCCCGTGATGCTGGTGTTCTGTCAGTTGCTTATTGACAGACAAAAATATTACCAGCCCTTGCAAAAGC GCTTTAGTCGGGAGTCCCGTCGGCCGCGCATGTCTAAAAAGGCTGCCAACCGCTGGTTCCTGGCCGTGACTCTCTTACGCAACCCATCTCTTGTCAAGTCCCGCCGCCAAGGCCGCCATATCACAGCGTCTGTTGTGACTCATGGATGCGTCAACGTTGACGTTCAAATGTAA